One genomic window of Quercus robur chromosome 6, dhQueRobu3.1, whole genome shotgun sequence includes the following:
- the LOC126733118 gene encoding G-type lectin S-receptor-like serine/threonine-protein kinase LECRK4 isoform X2: MVRYNIIALPNISLGDFPYSVVRTKQENCNPSCLGDCNCRAAFYINGTCKKYKLPLKYGRSQNLSVMIFLKVNRRNDVSSDPRPPSPVILMDGKKILIIFLTLGFIALICSVIAISCFFTYRQQVHRYRNLSPENVNVEIAGNFTLRSFSYNELEKATDGFKEPLGEGSFGSVYKGYESEGSKTIAVKRLEKFVEEGERDFRAEMTAIGRTHHRNIVQLLGFCIEGSRKLLVYEYMSNGSLADLLFKAKKRTLWKERVRIALEVARGVFYLHQECEVHIIHCNLKPQNILMDDTWTAKISDFGLARLSVPNQTRTAMGIEATSEYSAPEWQKNALISVKADIYSFGVLLLEIVCCRRNIDVNVLTADEMLLSN, from the exons ATGGTACGGTACAACATTATTGCTTTACCGAATATATCCTTGGGTGATTTTCCTTATTCAGTGGTACGTACAAAGCAGGAAAACTGTAACCCGTCTTGCCTTGGAGACTGTAATTGTAGGGCTGCATTTTACATTAATGGCACTTGCAAAAAATATAAGCTTCCACTTAAATATGGTAGAAGTCAGAATTTATCAGTTATGATTTTCTTGAAGGTGAATCGGAGAAATGATGTAAGTTCAGACCCTCGCCCTCCGAGTCCAGTAATCTTGATGGATGGcaaaaaaatcttgattattTTCCTAACTTTGGGTTTCATTGCATTGATTTGTTCTGTAATTGCAATATCTTGTTTCTTCACATATAGGCAACAAGTTCACAGGTACAGAAACCTGTCTCCGGAAAATGTGAATGTGGAAATTGCTGGAAATTTTACTCTGCGTTCATTTTCTTACAATGAGCTCGAGAAGGCAACAGATGGATTCAAAGAACCATTAGGTGAGGGTTCTTTTGGATCAGTTTATAAAGGGTATGAATCTGAAGGTAGCAAAACTATT GCCGTTAAGAGACTAGAGAAATTTGTGGAAGAAGGGGAAAGGGATTTTCGAGCTGAAATGACTGCCATTGGACGAACTCATCATAGAAACATAGTTCAGTTGCTTGGTTTCTGTATTGAGGGATCTAGGAAGCTTCTTGTTTATGAATACATGAGCAATGGTTCACTTGCAGATCTTCTCTTCAAGGCTAAGAAGCGAACCCTTTGGAAGGAAAGAGTGAGAATCGCACTAGAAGTGGCTAGAGGGGTCTTCTATCTACATCAAGAGTGTGAGGTCCATATCATCCATTGCAATctaaaaccccaaaatatacTCATGGATGATACTTGGACGGCAAAGATCTCAGATTTTGGATTGGCGAGGCTATCAGTGCCGAATCAAACGAGAACTGCAATGGGCATTGAAGCGACAAGTGAGTACTCTGCACCTGAATGGCAGAAAAATGCTCTAATATCAGTAAAAGCTGACATTTACAGTTTTGGCGTGCTGCTTTTGGAAATTGTATGTTGTAGACGCAACATAGATGTGAATGTTTTGACAGCAGATGAGATGCTTCTTTCTAACTAG
- the LOC126733118 gene encoding G-type lectin S-receptor-like serine/threonine-protein kinase LECRK3 isoform X1, whose translation MGSISVLFLLFMFLLAVDVKAQLNHSKIPLGSWLSSIANRTSWVSPSGLYAFGFYPQDKGYAIGIWLRNQPNNTIVWTADTDNQPVSSKATLNLTSDGKRLLLRTEHGEETSIAVFPRYYSSTPADSASMLDSGNFVVYSNSSEVIWESFNRPTDTILGGQNFSYDNADLVSRSDHSGRRYRLRINSKGNLVSYPDNSTYATETAYWSLDTFYGSDVTLSLNQRGLLRLIYGSSSIIISANNSYPGEKETTIIYRAMLDSDGIFRLYSHHFWGNSSNTSSKMYSEWSALRDQCEVKGFVA comes from the exons ATGG gtTCTATATCTGTTCTCTTCTTACTATTCATGTTTCTACTTGCTGTTGATGTAAAAGCCCAACTAAACCATTCCAAGATACCCTTAGGTTCTTGGCTTTCCTCCATTGCCAACCGTACTTCTTGGGTCTCACCTTCTGGCCTTTACGCTTTTGGTTTCTACCCACAAGACAAAGGCTACGCTATAGGAATATGGCTGCGTAATCAACCAAATAACACTATTGTCTGGACTGCAGATACAGATAACCAACCTGTCTCCTCAAAAGCTACATTGAACTTAACAAGTGATGGTAAAAGGCTGCTCCTTCGCACAGAGCACGGTGAAGAAACTTCCATAGCTGTCTTCCCACGTTATTACTCATCAACTCCTGCAGATTCAGCTTCTATGCTTGATTCTGGTAATTTTGTGGTCTACAGTAACTCTTCTGAAGTTATTTGGGAAAGTTTTAATAGGCCAACTGACACCATATTAGGAGGTCAGAATTTTTCCTATGATAATGCCGACTTGGTGTCTAGATCAGACCACTCAGGTAGACGTTATCGTCTCAGAATAAACTCAAAAGGAAACCTTGTTTCCTACCCTGACAACAGTACATATGCTACAGAAACTGCCTATTGGTCCTTGGATACATTTTATGGCTCTGATGTAACTCTGAGTCTTAACCAAAGAGGTCTTCTGCGCTTAATCTATGGCAGTTCCAGCATAATCATTTCGGCGAATAACTCTTACCCTGGCGAGAAAGAAACTACTATTATCTATCGTGCGATGCTTGATTCTGATGGAATTTTTAGGCTGTATTCACACCACTTTTGGGGCAATAGTAGTAACACTAGCTCAAAAATGTACTCGGAATGGTCAGCTTTGCGTGATCAATGTGAAGTCAAAGGTTTTGTGGCTTGA
- the LOC126733119 gene encoding uncharacterized protein LOC126733119 → MRYLRFISHIHKSLPQNPSPNFHTTQNPNPNLLALIQSKLPSFKSSSFSTSSAQESKPPAPSEQVSAIVDELSGLTLLEVSDLVEVLRDKLGITEMPTMMVMMPGMVPGGLKGKGGGAAKKVEEKAEKTVFDVKLEGFDAAAKIKVIKEVRTFTDLGLKEAKDLVEKSPTLLKKGVTKEEAESIIAKMKEVGAKVSME, encoded by the coding sequence ATGAGGTATTTACGATTCATTTCACACATTCACAAATCTCTCCCCCAAAACCCTAGCCCCAATTTCCACACAACtcaaaaccctaatcctaaCCTCTTAGCCCTAATCCAATCCAAGCTCCCATCTTTCAAATCATCTTCTTTCTCAACCTCTTCTGCTCAGGAATCGAAGCCACCAGCTCCATCAGAGCAAGTCTCGGCGATCGTCGATGAGCTCTCGGGTCTCACTCTTCTCGAGGTCTCGGACCTCGTCGAAGTTCTTCGCGATAAATTGGGGATCACTGAGATGCCGacgatgatggtgatgatgccAGGGATGGTCCCTGGAGGACTGAAGGGGAAGGGCGGTGGTGCGGCGAAGAAGGTGGAGGAGAAGGCGGAGAAGACTGTATTCGATGTGAAGCTCGAAGGGTTCGATGCCGCGGCAAAGATCAAGGTAATCAAGGAAGTGAGGACTTTTACCGATTTGGGGTTGAAGGAAGCTAAGGATTTGGTGGAGAAGTCGCCTACGCTTTTGAAGAAAGGCGTGACTAAGGAGGAGGCCGAGTCGATTATTGCTAAGATGAAGGAGGTTGGCGCCAAAGTTTCGATGGAATGA